TTATCAATTAAAAGACCAGAATCTGATTCTGAATAATAATTATATTTAGATACAGGAATATATGAGTTGAGTCTGTCATAAAAAACATCTCCTGAGTCTGAACCCATGATTAAACATGCAATTTTTACAGAATCATTGGTTTGGATTGGTAAAGCTTGATTGTTTTGCAGAAGAGTAATTGCATTTTTAGATAATTGTCTATTTAATAATTTAGATGAATTATTTTGTAAATCAGTATTATTAATGACGTTTTTTTGACTAGCCAAAAAAGCCCATCTTTTTAGCATAAGAATTTGACGACAGCTATTATCTAATTGTTGATATAAAAGAGGACTATTTTTGACTTTAGATTTAATCAAAGAAATCGCCATTGGAACATTCGTAGGAAAAAGTAAAATATCATTACCGGCTAAAAAAGCATTTAATTCTCTTTCACCTGGTTTACTGAAATCCGAAAGCGCGTGCATGTTTAAAGCATCACTTACAACTAAACCATTAAATTTCATATCATCTTTTAGAATATCCATAATTAACTTCTTGGAAAATGAGGATGGTACATTTAACGTGTCAATTGTCGGTAAATTTATGTGAGCAACCATAATTGAACCCAATCTATTGTCAATAAGCTTTTTAAATGGAAACAATTCAAGACTATCTAATCTATCGCGGTTATGACGAATTACAGGTAGGGATAAATGCGAATCTACATCAGTGTCTCCATGACCAGGAAAATGCTTAGCACATGCTAAAATATTATGATCATGTAAACCTTGCATATATAAAATCCCTTTTGAAGCAACTAAATACCTGTCTTCACCAAAAGATCGTCTATCAATAATAGGATTATTTGGGTTATTATTAATATCTAAAACTGGTGCAAAATTCATATGCAATCCCAATTCCTGACATTGTTTTGCAACATGAGACNCAAATTGATAAAGTAAATCATCATCTTGTATGGCTCCTAAGGTCATCATCCAAGGAAAAGTTTGAACGCTATCTAATCTCATTGCAACTCCCCATTCAGCATCAATTCCAGCAAGTAAACCAATTGGAGAAATTTTATTATATCTACTTAGTAAAGACTTTAATTGACTGGGACCTGATTGAAAAAATATAAGACCGCCTATTTCATGTTTTAAAATTAGACTATCTACCTTATTATAATAATTTTCATCTAAATTTTTACCATTAGCTTGTACCATAAATAATTGAGCAATTTTCTGATCTAATGTTAATGTAGATAAAATACTATCTGCCCAATTTGCAGTAACTTCATTATGATAAATAGGTAATGTAGACTTTTGAACAATATCCNTGTTTATCGTAAATGANACAAAAAAGAAGAAAATAAGTACAATNATGAACTGTCTCAAAACACTATTTATTATTAATAAAGAACCCATGAAAGATGAGAAAAAGTTACTCTAAAAAAAACTAAAAAAGAAATCCATACAACAAAAAAANTAATTAATACATTTCTAACTAAATTTATCGATAAAAACAACGGGCAATTTAACTATCTTTTTAAGAGTTTTATCATAACAAACTAAACCTGTTTTAACTCTAGCTATTTCATTCTTTTTCATATCATGAATCATATAAAATAACTCAAACCCATGCTTATAAAGGTCCGAAACAGTGATTGAAATATCTAATTTCTGACCATAAAAAGCCTCCTTTTTGTAAACTATAGCACTATCTGCCATCAGTAAACCAGAACCATAAAAATTTTTCTCACTTAATCCTAAANCTTGTAAAAATCTTACTCTAGCTTCGTGAACAATACTTAAGACAGAATCATTACCTAAATGACCCCCATAATTCATATCATAAATTCTAAGAAATAATGTTGTTGAAAAGTGTATAGTTTTTGGAATTGATAACTTGATTCTTGGCATATTATATATATAAATTCGTAATTTAATATATTTACTATGAAATGAAAAAATTATTATATATAATATCCTTGACATTATTTAACTATAGTGTGCTAGCACAAGATTTAATTTCAAACTTACCTCAGAGTGCTATTTTAGTAAGATTACAAACAAATGAACACATTATTAAATATTATTTAAATCAAGGTAACATTCAGAAAGCAAATAAAGAAGAGCTGAGACAAAAGAAAAAAAATTCTGAAATCATAAATACATTTANTGACGAGTGGGAATTTTGTCCTGTATATTTTTTCTATAGTGATAAATCTCAACAAATTATTAATAAAGATTTTAAAAATATTTTTAAAAATACTGAAGAGGATAGGTTGTCATTTGAAGAGATTCAAAAATTAAAAAATGAATTTATAATTATATATTTTGGTGAAACACAAGGCAAGTTGAAATTTAATGCATTGGTTTTAAATGACTCAAAAATGCAACAATTAAAAAAGCCATACCCAAAGTTTGTAAGAACATATAAAGGACTTGGATTTCTAAGTAGAAACACTTCAAAAACAATCAGAATATTAAAACAAAAAATATCATGGCACTATGATAATAAATAATTTTTTTGTTTAAATGCATAAAATATTTTGGGACATATCCAAGCATCAATAGCAGCATAATTTTTTTGTTGATCTGTAAGTATGTCTAAATTCCAATCCGACAGTCTTTGTCTTTTACTAATTCGAAAACCTAACATCATAATTGTTAATTTCACAGCACCAATACTTTGAAAATTATTTTTTTTTGCGAGCTGATTTAAATCAATAAAGTTTGATGGTTTAAATTGTTTTAGCTTTTGTAATCCTGTTATATCATTCTTAATATCAATACCAACTTTAACTATATTGGGGTTATTAAAAACATTTAATAATTCCTGAATTAATCCAATTTTATTAATTCTAAATAAAAAAACATCATTATCGACAGATATTTGAACTAGAGATATATGATGGTAAACACCTTTCTTAAAT
Above is a genomic segment from Flavobacteriales bacterium TMED191 containing:
- a CDS encoding thioesterase, translated to MSRILYIIIFSFHSKYIKLRIYIYNMPRIKLSIPKTIHFSTTLFLRIYDMNYGGHLGNDSVLSIVHEARVRFLQXLGLSEKNFYGSGLLMADSAIVYKKEAFYGQKLDISITVSDLYKHGFELFYMIHDMKKNEIARVKTGLVCYDKTLKKIVKLPVVFIDKFS
- a CDS encoding 3'-5' exonuclease domain-containing protein 2, whose amino-acid sequence is MKFVAKEDVKKYPLIDFTARVHLIEHLNDVSKCFDVISSATLIGFDTETKPSFKKGVYHHISLVQISVDNDVFLFRINKIGLIQELLNVFNNPNIVKVGIDIKNDITGLQKLKQFKPSNFIDLNQLAKKNNFQSIGAVKLTIMMLGFRISKRQRLSDWNLDILTDQQKNYAAIDAWICPKIFYAFKQKNYLLS